A portion of the Luxibacter massiliensis genome contains these proteins:
- a CDS encoding NADAR family protein, whose amino-acid sequence MRKGMCMKSNDQPKETIHKQTHRNVISSFTGKYAFLSNFYPAPVTYMGQTYANNEAAFQAQKTCCAKEQQQFSIFRLHNPAEAKKRGKNLTLRPDWDKVKISLMYEICMCKFMQNPKLRDALLATGNSLLIEGNTWGDYFWGKVNGHGENQLGLILMDVREKLKWSLEMEDETA is encoded by the coding sequence GTGCGGAAAGGAATGTGCATGAAATCCAATGATCAACCAAAAGAAACTATCCATAAACAAACTCACAGGAATGTCATCTCCTCTTTTACAGGAAAATATGCATTTCTCAGTAATTTTTATCCGGCTCCTGTTACCTACATGGGGCAGACCTACGCCAATAATGAAGCAGCTTTCCAGGCGCAGAAGACCTGCTGTGCAAAAGAGCAGCAGCAATTCTCTATTTTCCGCCTGCACAATCCGGCAGAAGCCAAAAAGCGTGGAAAGAACCTCACGCTGCGCCCGGACTGGGATAAGGTAAAGATTTCCCTGATGTATGAAATCTGTATGTGTAAATTCATGCAGAACCCAAAGCTGCGGGATGCCCTGCTTGCCACAGGAAACAGTCTTCTCATAGAAGGCAATACCTGGGGCGATTACTTCTGGGGCAAGGTCAACGGCCACGGAGAAAACCAGTTAGGGCTTATCCTTATGGATGTACGAGAAAAGCTGAAATGGAGCCTGGAAATGGAGGACGAAACAGCATGA
- a CDS encoding DUF4262 domain-containing protein, with translation MSGLWKWNKKERYKIICDITEKEFPLNNVHTEGMNRYQHPEFQVILKLPPALIHYLLKELMKKVADGKQFQSGDLVEDLLPHVPIRLDTYQMYGQEVLRVIIPDKRGRFPEDEKCDFWFKLQAAHIFEKE, from the coding sequence ATGAGTGGTCTTTGGAAATGGAACAAAAAAGAACGATATAAGATTATTTGTGACATAACAGAAAAAGAATTTCCTCTTAATAATGTGCATACCGAAGGAATGAACCGGTATCAGCATCCAGAGTTCCAGGTGATTCTGAAGCTGCCTCCTGCTTTAATCCATTACCTTTTAAAAGAACTGATGAAAAAAGTGGCAGATGGGAAACAGTTTCAATCCGGAGATCTGGTGGAGGATTTACTTCCCCATGTCCCGATTCGTCTGGACACTTATCAGATGTACGGCCAAGAGGTTCTACGAGTCATAATTCCGGATAAAAGAGGTCGCTTCCCGGAAGATGAAAAATGTGATTTCTGGTTTAAGTTGCAGGCAGCCCATATTTTTGAGAAGGAGTGA
- a CDS encoding LPD11 domain-containing protein, which produces MKEKKSTVLALKFIGIDDFDCPTYEDQYGRFWKDLNLGKSETPDLYSTTRNDLDGEPVSHIQQEYTFEPEPFRRSPYEFQYMMLSRMQRDCEYFLGYGNRSVTILSESDPQHHIDRMKELWKELPADGKPEWLTWEQLLNYEKELCNE; this is translated from the coding sequence ATGAAAGAGAAAAAATCGACGGTCTTGGCTCTGAAATTCATCGGCATCGATGATTTTGACTGTCCAACTTATGAAGATCAGTACGGACGGTTCTGGAAAGACCTTAACCTGGGGAAATCCGAAACCCCGGACTTATATTCTACTACGAGGAACGACCTGGATGGGGAACCAGTATCCCACATCCAGCAGGAATATACCTTTGAGCCAGAACCGTTCCGAAGATCCCCGTATGAGTTCCAGTATATGATGTTAAGCCGGATGCAGCGTGACTGCGAATATTTTCTCGGCTACGGGAACCGGAGCGTTACCATCTTATCCGAAAGTGATCCCCAGCATCATATTGACCGTATGAAAGAATTGTGGAAGGAGCTTCCTGCTGACGGGAAACCGGAATGGCTGACCTGGGAGCAGCTCCTGAACTATGAAAAAGAATTGTGTAACGAATAA
- a CDS encoding YodL domain-containing protein has protein sequence MKITIYQIIPELDQDRLIFMPLSYFQKAGYPSPPAEIYESVFCGETEVATLEEIYRIFNRKDEADARYLEKIGFTGHSMSVSDILEIQHSPGESRFYFCDTFGFSQIAFQKENAMLPVQNHDNIPFEQVNRSKPGYLAYMDNGGISIHPCIQVQLQRCKYSQCQLGYRLRYQEKEESPWRQRDFLERPAVLLFEDTQKEPCHAADRPDQEAAETYPANHDTP, from the coding sequence ATGAAAATAACGATCTATCAGATCATCCCGGAATTGGATCAGGACCGGCTGATATTTATGCCCCTTTCCTATTTTCAAAAAGCCGGGTATCCATCACCGCCTGCAGAAATTTATGAATCCGTATTCTGCGGAGAAACGGAAGTCGCCACGCTGGAAGAAATCTACCGGATATTCAACCGCAAAGATGAAGCGGATGCCCGCTATTTGGAAAAGATCGGTTTCACCGGACATTCCATGTCAGTCTCTGACATTCTGGAAATACAGCACTCACCGGGAGAAAGCCGTTTCTATTTCTGTGATACATTTGGTTTTTCTCAAATAGCATTTCAGAAGGAAAACGCCATGCTGCCAGTTCAGAACCATGACAATATCCCTTTTGAGCAGGTCAATCGGTCCAAGCCAGGTTATCTGGCCTATATGGATAACGGGGGAATTTCTATTCATCCCTGTATCCAGGTCCAGCTCCAACGCTGCAAATACAGTCAATGCCAGCTCGGATACCGGCTCCGTTACCAGGAGAAGGAAGAGTCCCCTTGGCGGCAGCGAGATTTTCTGGAACGTCCTGCTGTCCTTCTGTTCGAGGATACGCAAAAAGAACCTTGCCATGCAGCAGACCGACCAGACCAAGAAGCAGCAGAAACGTATCCCGCAAATCACGACACGCCTTGA
- a CDS encoding transposon-encoded TnpW family protein, translated as MAEQTPDSIITTQRNGQTIVAELFFNHSSTETFRDKLLKLVLADSSHLSVSDGQEPEKSEILR; from the coding sequence ATGGCAGAACAGACCCCCGACAGTATCATCACGACGCAGAGGAACGGGCAGACCATTGTTGCGGAGTTATTTTTCAATCACAGCAGCACAGAAACATTCCGCGACAAGCTGCTCAAACTGGTACTTGCCGACAGTTCGCATTTATCCGTGTCTGACGGTCAAGAGCCGGAAAAATCGGAAATCTTGCGATAA
- a CDS encoding RNA polymerase sigma factor, translating to MIDDEKIIDLFFERSEQGIRELDNKYGAVCHNLSYNIVNNRQDAEECVNDAYLGAWNAIPPVRPNPLLSYIVKIVRNISLKIYWRKEAAKRSGHYKIALEEIEGYIADQKTVEDEIEARELARIIGEFLDTLTLENRVIFMRRYWFADSYKDIAEFMGLSEKNISVRLTRIREKMKQYLIEREVFV from the coding sequence ATGATAGATGATGAAAAAATCATAGACCTGTTTTTTGAGCGTTCCGAGCAAGGCATACGGGAACTGGATAATAAATATGGAGCAGTCTGCCACAACCTCTCGTATAACATCGTGAACAACAGACAGGACGCGGAGGAATGTGTCAATGACGCTTACTTAGGCGCATGGAACGCCATTCCCCCGGTACGGCCTAACCCGTTGCTCAGTTACATCGTGAAAATCGTTCGGAACATTTCACTCAAAATCTATTGGAGAAAGGAAGCAGCCAAACGAAGCGGGCACTATAAGATTGCCTTAGAGGAAATCGAGGGCTACATCGCAGACCAGAAAACCGTAGAAGATGAAATCGAAGCCAGGGAATTAGCCCGTATCATTGGGGAATTTTTGGACACGCTGACCCTCGAAAACCGCGTTATCTTCATGCGTCGCTATTGGTTTGCTGACAGTTACAAGGACATAGCCGAGTTTATGGGGCTTTCGGAGAAAAACATCTCCGTCCGGCTGACCCGTATCCGCGAAAAGATGAAACAATACTTGATTGAAAGAGAGGTATTTGTATGA